Proteins encoded within one genomic window of Spirulina major PCC 6313:
- a CDS encoding PqqD family protein: MSGKFNSISPTELPSFYAQTKPNHIPGLEVHSIANELLIYSLELEVSVTLNASAQVIWNLCNGQSSITEIIASLAQSHGLNPEEIASDVITTVTRLQQVGLLELSTQAQ, encoded by the coding sequence ATGTCAGGTAAATTCAACTCTATTTCTCCGACTGAGTTACCGAGTTTCTACGCTCAGACCAAACCCAACCACATTCCTGGGCTTGAGGTTCACAGCATTGCAAATGAACTCCTCATCTATTCCTTAGAGTTAGAAGTGAGTGTGACCCTCAATGCCTCAGCGCAAGTGATCTGGAATTTATGTAATGGTCAATCTAGCATTACTGAGATTATCGCTTCTCTGGCTCAGAGTCATGGCTTAAATCCCGAAGAAATTGCCTCGGATGTCATTACAACAGTAACCCGACTTCAGCAAGTTGGACTATTAGAGCTTTCCACTCAAGCACAATAA
- a CDS encoding GlcNAc-transferase family protein, translated as MQPSTSLSDSIFVQIAAYRDLELVPTVRDAIAQAAQPERIHFGICWQYADTELHLIDLLQDIPNCRITAIPAKQAQGLGWARNKAQNLWDGEAYTLQIDAHMRFAPRWDETLITMLAQCPSEKPVLSSYPPAYVPPRDLVSHTPARMRVTYFIDQWDLRPQAYGDLSDCDAPQPGSFIAGGFSFSSAQVIQEVPQDPNIYFTDEIPYAVRLWTHGWDVYHPHKVVCWHFYGAGKNRIGNWDDNRSWWQRQCRTATYTKQLLGMEPSTRDFGCYGLGKQRSLAEFEARVNVNFKKRTINGVVADTEDVAEKSSSSERDRTRENELLMLCSQPNHSELQTTKLLDLAQNHLDWDYVLRVATEQGIIPLLFQNLIQHNTIDLYWQAKRDLNHEYHANVIHNLQYQQELLTILGLFQAHNIRALPYKGVTLAIAAYGDIVRRQFCDLDILVDPEQFMLAQTILTEHHYQALTPSSDHAWDFVLSNGKITLDLHRYPVPKFYAFDLTFDTLWEQAQSVKIQDQIIMIPSPEDMILMLSIHGLKDRWRRLIWLRDLAEILRSTPDLDWDYILKTAQKLGIQRTLYVGFKLAQRVLEIELPEILTASMSQDSQLDWCCNYLHNQLLVPLNKLPQGLAAIIDSFRLDLGVRERWHDRRRYILLRILSPTSRDRTLLNLPNALKFLYLFIRPVRLAYRFAFSRVQRLKQAESTP; from the coding sequence ATGCAACCATCAACCTCACTCAGTGACTCTATTTTTGTCCAAATTGCGGCTTATCGTGATCTAGAACTTGTGCCAACGGTGCGAGACGCGATCGCCCAAGCCGCCCAACCGGAGCGGATTCACTTTGGGATTTGTTGGCAATACGCCGATACTGAACTACACCTGATTGATTTATTACAAGACATCCCCAACTGTCGCATTACCGCCATTCCCGCCAAACAAGCTCAAGGCCTTGGCTGGGCACGCAACAAAGCCCAAAACCTCTGGGACGGTGAAGCCTACACCCTGCAAATTGATGCTCACATGCGCTTCGCCCCCCGCTGGGATGAGACCTTAATCACGATGTTGGCCCAATGTCCCAGCGAAAAACCTGTATTAAGCTCATATCCACCGGCTTATGTTCCCCCGCGAGACCTGGTCAGCCATACCCCCGCTCGTATGCGGGTCACCTATTTTATTGATCAGTGGGATCTCCGCCCCCAGGCTTATGGGGACTTAAGTGATTGTGATGCCCCCCAACCCGGTTCATTTATTGCCGGAGGATTTAGTTTTTCCTCAGCTCAGGTTATTCAAGAAGTCCCCCAAGATCCCAACATTTATTTCACCGATGAAATTCCCTATGCGGTGCGTTTATGGACTCATGGTTGGGATGTTTACCATCCTCATAAAGTGGTCTGTTGGCATTTTTATGGTGCAGGAAAAAACCGAATTGGGAATTGGGATGATAACCGTAGTTGGTGGCAGCGACAATGTCGTACTGCCACCTATACTAAGCAACTTTTGGGGATGGAACCGAGCACCCGTGATTTTGGCTGCTACGGGTTAGGCAAGCAGCGATCGCTTGCTGAGTTTGAGGCGCGAGTTAATGTCAATTTCAAGAAAAGAACGATCAATGGGGTGGTGGCAGATACCGAAGATGTTGCAGAAAAATCATCATCGTCAGAGCGCGATCGCACTCGCGAAAATGAGCTGCTCATGCTCTGTAGTCAACCCAACCATTCTGAGCTTCAAACCACCAAGCTGCTAGATTTAGCTCAGAATCACCTAGACTGGGATTACGTCCTGCGAGTCGCCACAGAACAGGGCATTATTCCCCTTTTATTTCAGAACCTCATTCAACACAACACGATTGATTTGTATTGGCAAGCAAAGCGTGATCTTAATCATGAATATCACGCCAATGTTATTCATAATCTGCAATATCAACAAGAACTTTTAACAATTTTAGGGCTGTTCCAAGCTCATAATATTCGAGCATTACCCTATAAAGGCGTAACATTAGCGATCGCTGCCTATGGTGATATTGTGCGGCGGCAATTTTGTGATCTAGACATTCTTGTTGATCCTGAGCAATTTATGCTCGCTCAAACTATTCTCACCGAACATCACTACCAAGCCCTCACCCCCAGTTCTGACCATGCCTGGGATTTTGTTCTGAGTAATGGCAAAATCACGCTTGATCTACATCGCTATCCAGTCCCTAAATTCTATGCATTTGATTTGACCTTCGATACCCTTTGGGAACAGGCTCAATCGGTTAAAATTCAAGATCAAATCATCATGATACCGTCCCCAGAAGACATGATTTTGATGTTAAGTATTCATGGCTTAAAAGATCGGTGGCGGCGGTTAATCTGGTTACGTGATTTAGCCGAAATCTTGCGATCTACTCCTGATTTAGATTGGGACTACATCTTAAAAACAGCACAGAAATTAGGTATTCAGCGGACGCTATATGTTGGGTTTAAATTAGCGCAGAGGGTTCTTGAGATTGAACTTCCTGAAATACTCACAGCATCAATGTCGCAGGACTCACAGCTAGATTGGTGCTGCAATTATTTACATAATCAACTGTTAGTTCCACTCAATAAATTACCTCAAGGTTTAGCTGCGATTATTGACTCATTTCGACTCGATTTAGGAGTTCGAGAACGCTGGCACGATCGAAGACGTTATATTTTGTTACGAATTCTATCCCCGACAAGCCGCGATCGCACTCTCCTAAACTTACCCAACGCCTTGAAGTTTCTATACCTCTTCATTCGCCCGGTACGCCTAGCCTATCGGTTTGCCTTTTCCCGCGTCCAACGTTTGAAGCAAGCCGAGTCAACTCCATAA
- a CDS encoding NAD-dependent epimerase/dehydratase family protein, with the protein MHVLIIGGAGFIGSYLVRHLERSHQITIVDNLITGHLEGLPRSLQNNVITEDIVNVVSETFITPIDAIIHLAAIPSVHHSWQNIISIHHHNLSTTVKVIELCQKLSISKVIFASSAAVYGARDGNDAIAESTPCIPTSPYGLQKLASEQYLQLFAPRLKLQVIALRLFNVYGNKQQVNSKYSDVVSIFKQVMEQNKPIMIYGDGSQQRDFIYVQDVAIAFSQALTVSLDHGSFEAINLGTGQSSSLLDLITGLRCNFPQWHGKIQYYPIRSGDIHHSLANTTKAEQLLNIRPQFSLESGLAQLGVDSRS; encoded by the coding sequence ATGCATGTTTTGATTATTGGTGGTGCTGGTTTTATTGGTTCCTATCTTGTTCGCCATCTAGAGCGTAGTCATCAAATCACTATTGTTGATAATCTGATTACAGGACACTTAGAAGGTTTACCACGATCGCTTCAGAATAATGTGATTACAGAGGATATTGTGAATGTAGTTTCTGAGACTTTCATAACCCCTATTGATGCGATTATTCACCTTGCTGCAATTCCGTCTGTACATCATTCTTGGCAAAATATTATCTCAATTCATCATCACAATCTTTCGACGACGGTTAAAGTGATTGAGCTTTGTCAAAAACTTTCGATTTCCAAAGTGATTTTTGCAAGTTCGGCCGCTGTGTACGGTGCTCGCGATGGAAATGATGCGATCGCAGAATCTACACCCTGTATTCCCACATCTCCCTATGGATTACAAAAGCTCGCCAGTGAACAATACTTGCAACTGTTTGCTCCTCGTTTAAAACTTCAAGTGATCGCCTTGCGTTTATTTAATGTGTATGGAAACAAGCAGCAAGTCAATTCAAAATATAGTGATGTTGTTTCTATTTTTAAGCAAGTTATGGAGCAAAACAAGCCCATTATGATCTATGGTGATGGTTCCCAACAACGAGACTTTATCTATGTGCAAGATGTAGCGATCGCATTCAGCCAAGCCTTAACGGTATCTCTCGATCATGGCAGCTTTGAAGCGATCAACTTGGGTACGGGACAGTCATCTTCTCTACTGGACTTAATTACAGGTTTACGATGTAACTTTCCTCAATGGCACGGCAAAATTCAATATTACCCAATTCGTTCTGGTGATATTCATCATTCGCTCGCAAATACAACCAAAGCAGAACAGCTTCTGAACATTAGACCACAATTTTCACTGGAGAGTGGATTGGCTCAGTTGGGAGTTGATTCTAGAAGCTAA
- a CDS encoding diguanylate cyclase domain-containing protein, with the protein MLTPAPVLFLITADASIAAWFQQFSQTQNYQLHWCASVDDIPAIAAAIATRLPALILLATELPTLDSYHLCTVLPPAIQNRPLPVLFVGTPTRPCDRERVFAVGGADYLEYPFYEAEAIARLTLQLRLMTIAVLTEPNDDNDADLDPIKTLPNSQTMTQYLIEQWDLLTHQALPLTLLLCQINEFMAYEESYGFRAGQRCFGQVGQHLYATLTDIHHFLARYREDQFMIALPQCRADAAIAIAHTMTQRIQALQINHPRQAATPIITISIGIASLIPRRTFSYEVMLRAVEAALNEAHSQPQKVCLKAFQD; encoded by the coding sequence ATGCTGACCCCTGCGCCTGTTTTGTTCCTGATCACTGCTGATGCCAGCATTGCAGCGTGGTTTCAGCAATTCAGCCAAACCCAAAACTATCAACTGCACTGGTGCGCCTCGGTGGACGATATCCCGGCGATCGCTGCCGCCATCGCCACCCGCTTACCCGCCCTAATCCTCCTCGCGACGGAATTGCCAACCCTAGATAGTTATCATCTCTGTACCGTGCTGCCCCCTGCGATTCAAAATCGACCCTTGCCGGTGCTGTTTGTGGGAACCCCGACCCGACCGTGCGATCGCGAGCGGGTTTTTGCCGTGGGTGGGGCGGACTATTTAGAGTACCCATTTTATGAAGCAGAAGCGATCGCCCGTTTAACCCTCCAGTTACGCTTAATGACGATCGCGGTACTCACCGAGCCAAATGATGACAATGACGCAGATCTCGACCCGATCAAAACCCTGCCGAACAGCCAAACCATGACGCAATATCTCATTGAACAATGGGATCTGCTCACTCACCAGGCGTTGCCCTTAACCCTGTTGCTGTGCCAAATCAATGAATTCATGGCCTACGAAGAAAGTTATGGTTTTCGAGCGGGTCAACGCTGTTTTGGCCAAGTGGGGCAGCACCTCTATGCAACCCTAACCGATATCCATCATTTTCTCGCACGGTATCGAGAGGATCAATTCATGATCGCCTTACCCCAATGCCGCGCCGACGCTGCGATCGCGATCGCCCACACCATGACCCAACGCATCCAAGCCCTCCAGATCAACCATCCCCGCCAAGCCGCCACCCCAATCATCACAATCAGCATTGGCATTGCCAGCCTCATTCCCCGGCGCACCTTCTCCTATGAAGTCATGCTACGGGCAGTAGAAGCCGCCTTAAACGAAGCCCACAGCCAACCCCAAAAAGTCTGCCTCAAAGCCTTTCAAGACTAA